The following are encoded in a window of Kitasatospora sp. NBC_01250 genomic DNA:
- a CDS encoding ABC transporter ATP-binding protein: MNAADPAPHGPLLHVEDVDFVREGRHLLRGISLTIEPGQHWAVLGANGAGKSTLLGLLGAVAHPTRGVVRVLGRRLGRVDVRELRAHLGHVNPRHPLRSPLSVREVVLTGLTNSIEPDLHRRPTADQLAHADELIATLGMTRRAEAAWTTLSQGERGRTLIARALMPQPRLLLLDEPATGLDLTAREQLLSSLDELREQHPQLASVLVTHHLEELPSSTTHALLLREGECVGRGEVADIVTTELVSACFEHPIRISRADGRWAARADRRAAAATAPVTAG; this comes from the coding sequence GTGAACGCCGCCGACCCCGCACCGCACGGCCCGCTGCTGCACGTCGAGGACGTCGACTTCGTGCGCGAGGGCCGCCACCTGCTGCGCGGCATCTCGCTGACCATCGAGCCCGGCCAGCACTGGGCCGTGCTCGGCGCCAACGGCGCGGGCAAGAGCACCCTGCTCGGCCTGCTCGGCGCCGTCGCCCATCCGACCCGCGGCGTGGTGCGGGTGCTCGGCCGCCGGCTCGGCCGGGTGGACGTGCGCGAGCTGCGCGCGCACCTGGGCCACGTGAACCCCCGCCACCCGCTGCGCTCGCCGCTGAGCGTGCGCGAGGTGGTGCTCACCGGCCTGACCAACAGCATCGAGCCCGACCTGCACCGCAGGCCCACCGCCGACCAGCTCGCCCACGCCGACGAGCTGATCGCCACCCTCGGCATGACCCGGCGGGCCGAGGCCGCCTGGACCACGCTCTCCCAGGGCGAGCGCGGCCGGACCCTGATCGCCCGCGCGCTGATGCCGCAGCCGCGCCTGCTGCTGCTGGACGAGCCCGCCACCGGCCTGGACCTGACCGCCCGCGAGCAGTTGCTCAGCAGCCTCGACGAGCTGCGCGAGCAGCACCCCCAGCTGGCCAGCGTGCTGGTGACCCACCACCTGGAGGAGCTGCCGAGCAGCACCACGCACGCGCTGCTGCTGCGCGAGGGCGAGTGCGTGGGGCGCGGCGAGGTCGCGGACATCGTCACCACCGAGCTGGTCAGCGCGTGCTTCGAGCACCCGATCCGGATCAGCCGGGCGGACGGCCGCTGGGCGGCCCGCGCCGACCGCCGCGCCGCGGCGGCAACGGCCCCGGTGACCGCCGGTTAG
- a CDS encoding FadR/GntR family transcriptional regulator, which yields MQPSTSGPRRGPLVPRVEARLRELLDGGRWRVGEQLPNEAALARLLGVGRSSVREAVRLLVRDGLLDVRHGVGTFVTDPAARPPAPPGEVRELLRRARLLEVYEVRRALEVEAARLAAERATPAELRALGERLVDRQARRALSAPAFVEADLAFHLAVVELAGNAVLLDLFTAVLPVLRTALVELVESVAGLPDTSCAHAALLTALRARDAEAAVAATLHNLEAVVHLLRAQDPLTPATLRGAHP from the coding sequence GTGCAGCCGAGCACCTCAGGCCCCCGGCGCGGCCCGCTGGTGCCCCGGGTGGAGGCGCGGCTGCGCGAGCTGCTCGACGGCGGCCGGTGGCGGGTCGGTGAGCAGCTGCCCAACGAGGCCGCGCTGGCCCGGCTGCTGGGCGTGGGCCGCTCCTCCGTCCGCGAGGCGGTGCGGCTGCTGGTCCGCGACGGCCTGCTCGACGTGCGCCACGGCGTCGGCACCTTCGTCACCGACCCCGCCGCCCGGCCGCCCGCACCCCCCGGCGAGGTGCGCGAGCTGCTGCGCCGGGCCCGCCTGCTGGAGGTGTACGAGGTCCGCCGCGCCCTGGAGGTGGAGGCCGCCCGGCTGGCCGCCGAGCGCGCCACGCCCGCCGAGCTGCGGGCGCTCGGCGAGCGGCTGGTCGACCGGCAGGCCCGGCGCGCACTCAGCGCGCCCGCCTTCGTCGAGGCCGACCTGGCGTTCCACCTGGCGGTGGTCGAACTGGCCGGGAACGCCGTCCTGCTGGACCTGTTCACCGCCGTGCTGCCGGTGCTGCGCACCGCGCTGGTTGAACTGGTCGAGAGCGTAGCGGGGCTGCCGGACACCTCGTGCGCGCACGCGGCGCTGCTCACCGCGCTGCGGGCCCGCGACGCCGAGGCCGCCGTCGCCGCGACCCTGCACAACCTGGAGGCGGTCGTCCACCTGCTCCGCGCCCAGGATCCCCTCACCCCTGCCACCCTTCGAGGAGCGCACCCGTGA